Proteins co-encoded in one candidate division WOR-3 bacterium genomic window:
- a CDS encoding SBBP repeat-containing protein, giving the protein MRWTLFIFLPIFSLAQVDTVWARRWSSAGALSDWAYALAIDDSGFIYVTGTTENSGTNNDWTTIKYTPSGDTVWVRNFVSPGSYNERASCITFGFSGNLYLTGYTMSSGAGDYLTIKYRPNGDTAWTRRYNGTGNGYDFAHWVCVDAQENVYVTGYSRGLSYQDDIATVKYDSSGNLLWVTRINGVGNYNDKGHKVIADNRGFVYVVGYVNPYSTGTLYDYVTIKLNAETGDTIWVRTYNDPLDSTDIARDIEVDSAGNVYVTGSVRWPGTLTDIFTIKYDPSGNILWTARYNNPDTSGADGGYGIKVDRTGNVYVVGQSQGLGTGSDIVLIKYSPEGTELWVRRYDGPAHGYDTPSDEVGGKCVAMDEAGNIFVGGTSRNLIGYNDYVALMYDPNGDQKWAVLYDFSDSLDYGLAIAVHPNAGEVVLTGRTISAASYYDWGTVKFRSLVGSEEHIVFPSPAKSDGLKVFPNPCRSYCIIKYQTTNPGMTVHIRIFDCTGKTVKHFTPRVAGGVDDYLIWEGTDEKNQRLPLGVYFVEMVAGQGRKTEKLILLK; this is encoded by the coding sequence ATGAGATGGACACTGTTTATCTTTTTGCCTATATTTTCACTCGCCCAGGTAGATACCGTCTGGGCAAGGAGATGGTCAAGTGCCGGTGCTTTGTCGGATTGGGCATATGCCTTGGCAATAGACGACTCCGGATTTATATATGTAACCGGGACTACCGAAAATTCAGGAACGAATAACGACTGGACGACCATAAAATATACTCCTTCCGGAGATACGGTCTGGGTACGGAATTTCGTCAGTCCTGGTTCATACAATGAACGGGCGAGTTGTATTACATTTGGTTTTTCTGGCAATCTTTATCTAACTGGCTATACCATGAGCTCAGGTGCTGGTGATTATTTGACCATAAAATACAGACCCAATGGTGATACCGCCTGGACGCGGCGTTATAATGGTACCGGAAACGGCTACGACTTTGCACACTGGGTATGTGTGGATGCCCAGGAGAATGTTTATGTCACCGGGTATAGCCGGGGCTTATCCTATCAAGATGATATTGCCACGGTTAAATATGATTCCAGCGGCAATCTGCTCTGGGTAACAAGGATCAATGGGGTAGGGAATTACAATGATAAGGGGCATAAGGTCATCGCGGATAATCGTGGTTTTGTATATGTTGTCGGTTATGTGAATCCTTACTCCACCGGAACACTTTATGATTATGTAACCATTAAATTGAACGCCGAAACCGGGGATACGATCTGGGTTCGGACCTATAATGACCCACTTGATAGCACTGATATTGCCCGGGATATCGAAGTCGACAGCGCGGGAAATGTTTATGTTACAGGTTCAGTGCGTTGGCCCGGCACTCTTACTGACATTTTTACCATAAAGTATGACCCGTCGGGTAATATATTATGGACAGCGCGTTATAACAATCCCGATACGAGTGGGGCGGATGGCGGTTACGGAATTAAAGTGGATCGCACAGGAAATGTCTATGTTGTAGGACAGAGTCAGGGATTGGGAACAGGGAGTGATATTGTTTTGATTAAGTATAGCCCGGAGGGCACTGAATTATGGGTCCGCCGGTATGATGGTCCGGCACATGGTTATGATACTCCTTCTGATGAAGTAGGAGGAAAATGTGTGGCAATGGATGAAGCGGGGAATATCTTTGTCGGTGGAACCAGTCGTAATCTCATTGGTTATAATGATTATGTTGCCTTGATGTATGATCCAAACGGTGATCAAAAATGGGCAGTCTTGTATGATTTTTCCGATTCATTGGATTATGGTCTTGCCATTGCGGTTCATCCCAATGCTGGTGAAGTAGTGTTGACTGGCAGGACAATAAGTGCAGCAAGTTACTATGATTGGGGCACGGTAAAATTTAGAAGTCTGGTAGGGAGCGAGGAGCACATTGTTTTTCCGTCACCTGCCAAAAGCGATGGACTGAAAGTATTCCCCAACCCTTGTCGGAGTTATTGTATAATTAAGTATCAAACGACAAATCCCGGAATGACCGTCCATATCCGAATTTTCGACTGCACGGGTAAGACCGTAAAACATTTTACGCCACGGGTTGCTGGTGGAGTTGATGATTATCTCATTTGGGAAGGAACCGATGAAAAGAACCAACGGTTACCCTTAGGTGTTTATTTTGTTGAAATGGTGGCTGGTCAAGGGAGAAAGACTGAAAAGTTAATTTTGCTAAAATAA
- a CDS encoding OmpA family protein: MKRILIYSASVLVLLPSCTVFTSSGLIEVATIYGFVNDEEYEPINGVEVSAAGMPGIVTYTNAAGYYLLSDLSPGDITLIFSCPGYESKSVVCRIEPGKRVAVNQILKKLGTRKGGIRGIVADYLTNEPLVAEVTIIELNRSTTSDKNGFFEFGDIPPGLYLLKVQALNYVTAQTDIRIEEGKVTDQMIRIFREGSTIILKGVEFEFNSAQLKPESYPILDDAARILTMHPEIDVEIQGHTDDIGSDAYNLKLSQKRAEAVRDYLINKHMIEPVRLIPVGYGERRPIADNSTEEGRRKNRRVEFLILHEKE; the protein is encoded by the coding sequence ATGAAACGGATATTAATTTATTCGGCATCAGTTCTCGTACTTTTACCTTCCTGTACTGTTTTTACTTCTTCCGGGTTGATCGAAGTTGCTACGATTTATGGCTTTGTCAATGATGAGGAATATGAACCGATTAATGGTGTGGAAGTATCCGCAGCTGGGATGCCGGGAATAGTAACCTATACCAACGCTGCTGGTTATTATTTGCTTTCGGATTTATCGCCCGGCGACATTACTCTAATTTTTTCATGCCCAGGTTATGAATCAAAGTCAGTGGTGTGCCGGATAGAACCAGGAAAGAGGGTCGCAGTAAACCAGATTTTAAAGAAACTTGGGACTCGTAAAGGTGGTATTCGGGGGATAGTTGCAGACTATCTTACTAACGAACCTCTTGTGGCTGAGGTGACGATCATCGAATTAAACCGTAGCACCACTTCGGATAAAAACGGTTTTTTTGAGTTTGGAGATATACCCCCAGGACTTTATCTCTTAAAAGTTCAGGCTTTGAATTATGTTACTGCACAGACTGACATCCGGATAGAGGAAGGTAAGGTAACCGACCAAATGATAAGAATATTTCGCGAAGGTTCGACCATCATCCTCAAGGGCGTGGAATTTGAATTCAACAGTGCCCAACTGAAACCGGAATCTTACCCAATTCTTGATGATGCCGCACGGATTTTGACTATGCATCCCGAGATCGATGTGGAGATACAGGGGCACACCGATGATATTGGATCTGATGCGTATAATCTAAAATTGTCCCAAAAACGGGCAGAGGCAGTACGGGATTATTTGATTAATAAGCATATGATTGAACCGGTCCGTCTGATACCGGTAGGGTATGGAGAAAGAAGACCGATTGCGGATAATTCCACGGAGGAAGGACGACGGAAAAATCGGCGGGTAGAATTTTTAATCTTACATGAAAAAGAATAG